From one Streptomyces sp. Q6 genomic stretch:
- a CDS encoding ATP-binding protein: MSDPRVVPLPLGAKWSDLSTPLHEPESIRIKTYLQGIADDDLITLQWPSTIVGSFDEGEVVERMVIVSQDGGRWLRQAAHGMQPEALLDHVASIYLCASRTVQGIELRYVFVDLDDSGPFLVCRRDDFKAVYTALNSRGKDVGRVWKGARLLDADLWRQVDPDSYVFADGLMEKVKANTSGFLQGETANLLLEWGVPPKRGVLLHGSPGNGKTILSRLAVRHAVETGINAVFLDVANLWDWTEIGDHLRMAASRSPVLIVLDDLDIYCGLRATDNQNSQEMRQRFLADLLEFLDGMEPTQGYVLLATANHIENLDSALLRSGRLGVHIPVHGPDKTQREELLRQALEGPGGVKPPRLAKGAALLEGCSYADIAECAKRYKQAVVNVHQRITSDQRLFDETAEEFAKSMAADRAKRLPAPDADEKPDEEKA, encoded by the coding sequence GTGTCGGATCCCAGAGTTGTCCCCCTTCCGCTCGGCGCCAAATGGAGCGACCTGAGCACACCCCTGCACGAGCCCGAGAGCATCCGCATCAAGACCTACCTCCAGGGGATCGCCGATGACGATCTGATCACCCTCCAGTGGCCGAGCACCATCGTCGGCAGTTTCGACGAGGGCGAGGTCGTCGAGCGGATGGTCATCGTCAGCCAGGACGGCGGCCGCTGGCTGCGCCAGGCGGCCCACGGCATGCAACCCGAGGCCCTCCTCGACCATGTCGCGTCGATCTACCTGTGCGCCTCCCGCACCGTGCAGGGGATCGAACTGCGCTATGTCTTCGTCGACCTGGACGACAGCGGGCCCTTCCTGGTGTGCCGCCGCGACGACTTCAAGGCGGTGTACACCGCGCTCAACTCGCGCGGCAAGGACGTCGGCCGGGTGTGGAAGGGCGCCAGACTGCTCGACGCCGACCTGTGGCGGCAGGTCGACCCCGACTCCTACGTCTTCGCCGACGGCCTGATGGAGAAGGTGAAGGCGAACACGTCGGGCTTCCTCCAGGGCGAGACCGCGAACCTGCTCCTGGAGTGGGGAGTTCCGCCCAAGCGGGGCGTCCTGCTGCACGGATCGCCCGGCAACGGCAAGACCATCCTGAGCCGGCTCGCCGTACGGCACGCCGTCGAGACGGGGATCAACGCCGTGTTCCTCGACGTCGCCAACCTCTGGGACTGGACCGAGATCGGGGACCATCTGCGCATGGCGGCCTCCCGCTCGCCCGTCCTGATCGTCCTCGACGACCTCGACATCTACTGCGGGCTGCGGGCGACCGACAACCAGAACAGCCAGGAGATGCGCCAGCGTTTCCTCGCCGACCTGCTGGAGTTCCTCGACGGGATGGAACCCACCCAGGGGTACGTGCTCCTCGCCACCGCCAACCACATCGAGAACCTGGACTCGGCCCTGCTGCGCTCGGGCCGCCTCGGCGTCCACATCCCGGTGCACGGGCCCGACAAGACCCAGCGAGAGGAACTGCTGCGCCAGGCACTCGAGGGGCCCGGGGGCGTCAAGCCGCCGCGCCTCGCCAAGGGAGCCGCACTCCTGGAGGGCTGTTCCTACGCCGACATCGCCGAGTGCGCCAAGCGCTACAAGCAGGCGGTCGTCAACGTTCACCAGCGCATCACCAGCGACCAGCGGCTCTTCGACGAGACCGCCGAGGAGTTCGCGAAGTCGATGGCGGCGGACCGGGCCAAGCGGCTCCCGGCGCCGGACGCCGACGAGAAGCCGGACGAGGAGAAGGCATGA